In the genome of Natronorubrum sediminis, one region contains:
- a CDS encoding DUF7342 family protein, with protein sequence MEEPRAELTANDDEGAEPPDFDALMSPTELVRSERTRDDFLDAVLGLNSPATVREVADRADHGVDAAREYLEWFERMGIVRKVTDSPATYNRNQSYLRWRRVQHLRDEYTTEELRSHLDAEAARDEDFAERFDVTTPTAVSVSRHAAETDRSVSDVWEDVSAWQTTRRRLSLLERALTIESGDFAGERSAV encoded by the coding sequence ATGGAGGAACCACGCGCTGAACTGACGGCGAACGACGACGAGGGTGCGGAACCACCGGATTTTGACGCACTGATGTCTCCAACCGAACTCGTTCGTAGCGAGCGCACGCGCGATGATTTCCTCGACGCAGTTCTCGGCCTGAACTCCCCAGCAACGGTTCGTGAGGTGGCTGACCGTGCTGACCACGGCGTCGACGCCGCGAGGGAGTACCTCGAGTGGTTCGAACGAATGGGTATCGTGCGAAAGGTCACCGACTCGCCGGCGACGTACAACCGAAACCAGTCGTACCTTCGCTGGCGTCGCGTTCAACACCTTCGAGACGAGTACACGACCGAGGAGTTGCGTTCTCACCTGGACGCTGAGGCTGCTCGTGACGAAGATTTTGCCGAGCGGTTCGACGTAACCACCCCCACTGCCGTGTCGGTCTCGAGGCACGCAGCCGAGACCGATCGCTCGGTTTCAGACGTGTGGGAAGACGTGTCGGCGTGGCAGACGACTCGGCGTCGTCTCTCCCTCCTCGAGCGGGCATTGACGATCGAATCTGGTGATTTTGCTGGCGAACGAAGCGCCGTATGA
- a CDS encoding PIN domain-containing protein: MKLLDTTFLIHYWAGREAVGDYLETHDEEEFVTTTLNIKEIAVGREIQGVLDPVEIESQFEWTTILPFRVEHAVIAGELEAEFHRDETVNRDKINSLSGDLLIAAVAKEVGATVVTKNTDDFQLFDGVSVESY, translated from the coding sequence ATGAAACTGCTTGATACAACGTTTCTCATCCATTATTGGGCGGGGCGGGAAGCGGTTGGAGACTACCTTGAAACGCACGACGAAGAGGAGTTTGTAACGACGACACTGAACATCAAAGAAATTGCAGTCGGGAGGGAGATTCAAGGGGTACTCGACCCAGTTGAGATCGAGTCACAATTCGAGTGGACGACTATCCTCCCGTTTCGGGTTGAACACGCCGTCATTGCTGGTGAGTTAGAAGCTGAATTTCACCGGGATGAAACTGTGAACCGGGACAAGATAAACTCTCTTTCTGGGGATTTGTTGATTGCCGCCGTTGCGAAAGAAGTAGGCGCGACAGTTGTCACGAAAAATACGGACGACTTCCAGCTATTCGATGGCGTCTCTGTAGAGAGCTATTGA
- a CDS encoding antitoxin VapB family protein: MGAKTIGIREDVYERLKARKREDESFTDLMDRLLDDTTVDWREGFGTLSEGEADELEQIVADSREQTSDGLSTRQQEALDEFAETEADDETA, from the coding sequence ATGGGGGCGAAAACCATCGGCATCCGAGAGGACGTATACGAGCGGTTAAAGGCACGAAAACGAGAGGATGAGAGCTTTACGGACCTCATGGACCGTCTGTTGGATGACACGACTGTCGATTGGCGTGAGGGATTCGGAACACTCTCCGAAGGGGAAGCCGACGAACTCGAGCAGATCGTTGCGGACTCCCGTGAGCAAACGAGTGACGGGCTTTCCACACGGCAACAAGAGGCTCTCGATGAGTTTGCGGAGACAGAGGCAGACGATGAAACTGCTTGA
- a CDS encoding Eco57I restriction-modification methylase domain-containing protein: MSQATLSDRPYANSNLFSGHYLDERIQDREEWDCDEAAGEAMAALQSLYDLESGLVEGYKEDPLIDNWIDEVLDVLGFGTNVETTLPDGGGYVDVLLFDDPEARRDAAEVYLRTEESSDLFDRGIGLVEAKQWDADFSTRFSEQRPYRNASHQVKHYLERTPESIQWGVLTNGRKWRLYGTKDYETQTYYEIDLPELLERGDLEAFKYFYLFFRPAAFQASGGTTFLDSVWSESETVAQELGEDLQDNVFTAVRVLGRGFVETNDLDIDPDDEDGLGELKEQSLVLLYRLMFVLYAESRGLIHPEGADAVEEYEENFSLDELRLEIHEEIGEVDDGFDTYSEHSTTMWSRLEDLFRLVDEGEESLGIPPYNGGLFNTEKHGFLTDHEVSNRHLAEVIYRISTTENDEGRYVLADYADLDTRHLGSVYEGLLEHQFRIAPAEYAAVTDDGGEVWKPATEVSVADAVETVSEGGLYVVNDEGERKATGAYYTPDYVVTYIVEETVGPLVEEIKADLTEQGFEPGTHEYLGAFYRRVTDLKILDPAMGSGHFLTRATEYLAEQLMSEVREIEEATAFDEQRVRRDVAKECIYGVDLNGMAVELAKLSMWLETLAADQPLAFLDHHLKAGNSLVGSDVTDVLSSDTETNDGQLTLQQALARVRQDTLEHVMERMQELLEIDNETLEDIKSMEELYDEVRADPFYQRLFELTNVHTAERFDLDVPEGAYERMARAIDDEDEWLEVREKGWFQSAQAMCTEEAFFHWELEYPEVFFDQDGEKREDAGFDAVIGNPPYVRIQSLKSNTPKQAAYLSEKYDSSTGNFDLYMSFSEKSYELINKDGLVGFIEPHKFFRNRSGKGLRKFISDKSALHEIISFGHEQVFEGASVYTCILILSGKRSDDFSYARFSPSELASITDLDFRKISDYDESQWIFNSIDVTQVLEQIDSQERSLKDISEVYVGLQTSADSIYLMEHIGSEGKHELVKSQEDGEVHKLESEILEPFLKGEDVGRYDPIDTDRRVIFPYELTAGEDNEKDADFIPENTLSNRYPNAYQYLKKHEDSLRGREGGKMDNKRWYDYVYPKNLVKFEQDKILTPEIGYGGSFTIDEDENYHKTKVYGILLRENSNIRLEALLAILNSNLLWFFISRTGYALRGGYFTFKRDYLYPFGIPSEEEIARDIKMQLDMSLSSDIDKKTSANELLSKSARKILNANQKHKSLNLDIRDHFGSYNDGMSLSDMGLN, from the coding sequence ATGAGTCAGGCGACGCTGTCAGATCGTCCGTATGCGAACTCGAATCTCTTCTCCGGGCACTATCTCGACGAGCGGATTCAGGATCGCGAGGAGTGGGACTGTGATGAGGCTGCGGGGGAGGCGATGGCTGCGCTTCAATCACTGTACGACCTCGAGTCGGGGTTAGTCGAGGGGTACAAGGAAGATCCGCTGATCGACAACTGGATCGACGAGGTACTCGACGTGCTCGGTTTCGGGACGAACGTGGAGACGACGCTACCCGACGGTGGGGGCTACGTCGACGTACTGCTGTTCGACGATCCGGAGGCCCGACGCGATGCCGCAGAGGTCTATCTGCGAACCGAAGAATCGTCGGATCTGTTCGATCGCGGGATCGGTCTCGTCGAAGCTAAACAGTGGGACGCCGACTTCTCGACTCGTTTCAGTGAACAACGGCCGTATCGAAACGCCTCCCATCAGGTCAAACACTACCTCGAGCGGACGCCCGAGTCGATCCAGTGGGGTGTCTTGACGAACGGTCGGAAGTGGCGACTCTACGGGACCAAGGATTACGAGACGCAGACGTACTACGAGATCGACTTGCCGGAACTGCTCGAACGTGGTGATCTCGAGGCGTTCAAATACTTCTATCTGTTTTTCCGGCCGGCGGCGTTTCAGGCGAGTGGCGGGACGACGTTCCTCGATTCGGTCTGGTCGGAGAGCGAGACGGTCGCCCAGGAGCTAGGTGAGGATCTACAGGACAACGTCTTCACCGCGGTGCGAGTGCTCGGACGCGGGTTCGTCGAGACGAACGACCTCGACATCGACCCCGACGACGAGGACGGGTTGGGGGAACTCAAAGAGCAGTCGCTCGTGTTGCTCTACCGGTTGATGTTCGTCCTCTATGCAGAATCACGGGGCCTGATCCATCCCGAAGGGGCAGACGCAGTCGAGGAGTACGAGGAGAACTTCAGTCTGGACGAACTGCGTCTCGAGATTCACGAGGAGATCGGCGAGGTCGACGACGGGTTCGACACCTATAGCGAGCACTCCACGACGATGTGGAGTCGTCTCGAGGACCTGTTTCGGTTGGTCGACGAGGGCGAGGAGTCACTCGGCATTCCGCCGTACAACGGCGGGCTATTCAACACCGAGAAACACGGGTTTCTGACGGACCACGAGGTGAGCAACCGGCACCTCGCGGAGGTCATCTATCGAATTTCGACGACCGAGAACGACGAGGGTCGGTACGTGTTGGCCGACTACGCGGATCTCGATACGCGACACCTCGGGAGCGTCTACGAGGGGTTGCTCGAGCACCAGTTTCGGATCGCGCCGGCGGAGTACGCCGCGGTGACGGACGACGGCGGCGAGGTTTGGAAACCGGCCACGGAGGTGTCGGTGGCGGATGCGGTCGAAACCGTTTCCGAGGGTGGGCTCTACGTGGTCAACGACGAAGGTGAGCGAAAGGCGACGGGGGCGTACTACACGCCGGACTACGTGGTGACCTACATCGTCGAGGAGACGGTGGGGCCGCTGGTCGAGGAAATCAAAGCGGATCTCACCGAGCAAGGCTTCGAGCCCGGTACCCACGAGTATCTGGGGGCGTTCTATCGGCGGGTGACCGATCTGAAGATTCTCGATCCGGCGATGGGGAGTGGGCACTTCCTGACGCGGGCGACGGAGTACCTCGCAGAGCAGTTGATGAGCGAGGTGCGCGAGATCGAGGAGGCGACGGCGTTCGACGAGCAGCGGGTTCGTCGGGACGTCGCGAAGGAGTGTATCTACGGCGTCGACCTGAACGGGATGGCCGTCGAACTCGCGAAGCTGTCGATGTGGCTCGAGACGCTCGCGGCGGATCAGCCACTGGCGTTTCTGGATCACCACCTCAAGGCGGGCAACTCGTTGGTCGGCTCGGACGTGACGGACGTGCTCTCGAGTGACACCGAAACCAACGACGGACAGTTGACCCTCCAGCAGGCGTTGGCTCGAGTCCGACAGGATACCTTAGAGCACGTCATGGAGCGGATGCAGGAGTTACTCGAGATCGACAACGAGACGCTCGAGGACATCAAGTCGATGGAGGAGTTGTACGACGAGGTGCGGGCTGATCCGTTCTATCAGCGCCTGTTCGAGTTGACCAACGTGCACACGGCCGAACGGTTCGATCTGGACGTGCCCGAAGGGGCCTACGAACGCATGGCTCGAGCGATCGACGACGAAGACGAGTGGCTCGAGGTGCGCGAAAAGGGCTGGTTCCAGAGCGCACAGGCGATGTGTACCGAGGAGGCGTTTTTCCACTGGGAACTCGAGTATCCCGAGGTGTTCTTCGATCAGGATGGGGAGAAACGTGAGGATGCTGGGTTTGATGCGGTTATTGGGAATCCGCCATATGTCCGGATACAGTCGCTAAAATCCAATACACCAAAACAGGCCGCTTACCTGTCTGAAAAGTACGACTCGTCCACTGGAAACTTTGACCTCTATATGTCCTTTAGCGAAAAGTCATATGAACTAATAAATAAAGACGGATTGGTCGGGTTTATTGAGCCACATAAATTCTTTAGGAACCGTTCTGGAAAAGGACTAAGAAAGTTCATATCAGATAAGAGTGCGTTACATGAAATAATTTCATTTGGCCATGAGCAGGTATTTGAAGGAGCTTCTGTTTATACTTGCATTCTAATCCTTTCTGGTAAGAGGTCTGATGACTTCTCCTATGCTCGCTTTTCGCCAAGCGAATTGGCCTCTATTACTGATCTTGACTTTAGGAAAATATCTGACTATGATGAATCTCAGTGGATATTCAACTCCATTGACGTCACACAAGTTCTTGAACAGATTGATTCTCAAGAACGATCCCTCAAAGACATTTCAGAGGTATATGTGGGCCTTCAGACCAGTGCTGATAGTATCTACCTTATGGAACATATAGGGTCAGAAGGGAAACATGAGCTTGTAAAAAGTCAAGAAGATGGTGAAGTTCACAAATTAGAGTCGGAAATCTTAGAACCGTTCCTAAAGGGTGAAGATGTTGGACGGTATGATCCTATTGACACTGATCGCAGAGTTATTTTCCCATATGAGCTAACTGCAGGAGAAGACAACGAGAAAGACGCAGATTTCATACCTGAAAACACTCTAAGCAATAGGTACCCTAATGCATATCAATATTTGAAGAAGCATGAAGATTCATTACGGGGGAGAGAAGGAGGGAAAATGGACAATAAACGGTGGTACGACTATGTTTATCCAAAAAATTTAGTAAAGTTTGAACAGGACAAGATATTAACCCCGGAAATAGGTTATGGCGGTAGTTTCACTATAGATGAAGATGAAAACTATCATAAAACTAAGGTTTACGGAATTCTCCTAAGAGAGAATTCGAATATCAGGCTAGAAGCATTATTAGCCATATTGAATAGCAATTTACTTTGGTTCTTCATTTCACGAACAGGGTATGCACTCCGGGGAGGATACTTTACATTTAAGCGAGACTACCTCTATCCATTTGGAATACCGTCTGAAGAGGAAATAGCTCGAGATATTAAGATGCAACTTGATATGAGCTTAAGTTCGGATATTGACAAGAAGACATCAGCAAATGAACTACTCTCCAAATCTGCCAGGAAGATATTGAACGCAAATCAGAAACACAAGTCGTTAAATCTTGACATACGAGATCATTTTGGTTCATATAATGATGGCATGAGTTTGTCAGATATGGGACTTAACTAA
- a CDS encoding heavy metal translocating P-type ATPase, translating into MSTRRAHLEITGMSCSTCSGSVEDAVSDLEGVESASANYATDEGTVAYDPDAVSLAEIYDAIEDAGYEAASVSESITVMGMSCSTCSGTVADAVTDLPGVIRADVNFASDEARVTYNPNDVSLGEIHAAIEDSGYDPVREERDADDETQGSSQRERAVEKELRRQRKLVVGGGLLTLAFVPMMVEMLFDLAGLASPIPMALAHPPGWLEFVLATVLMATLGREFIVGAWRAFSNNRRANMDTLVAVGTSAGYVYSTAVLAGAITGGLYFEAVAFILWFITLGNWLEVRSKARAGNALRELLQMEADEATVVEEGEERQVPLEDVNPGDVMKVRPGERIPTDGVVVDGQSAVDESMLTGESVPVEKGEGDEVVGSTINENGVLLVEATKVGSETAIQQIVDRVKEAQSRQPEIQRLVDQVSAYFVPAVIVNAVFWALLWFAFPETLYSASSALGSWIPVLEPVGGGPEVAVPGAGVGVPVLEFSVVVLASALLIACPCALGLATPAATMVGSTLSATNGVLFKGGDVLEQVRGIDTVVFDKTGTLTHGEMVLTDVELVGERAAPDGGTAADDDTAADGGALAAPDERDGDLESYVLGAAATAESGSEHPIARAIVDAADERGVAVGEVSEFENVPGHGIRAETDRGSVLVGRRKLLEDAGIDAEPAEETLTRLEREGKTAMPVAIDGRLLGVLAVADEVRESATQTVSALRQRGTEVVMLTGDNELTARAVAQAVGIDPENVRAEVLPEDKADHVDDLQAGGEGSSVMMVGDGVNDAPALTTAQVGVAIGSGTDVAIESADVTLMRDDPADVLKAVRISEATISKVRQNLFWAFIYNATLIPIASLGLLNPALAGLAMAASSVSVMANSLSFATYDPHEDYRLAVLRPLEWIRR; encoded by the coding sequence ATGAGTACGAGACGAGCGCACCTCGAGATCACCGGCATGTCGTGTTCGACGTGTTCGGGGAGCGTCGAGGACGCAGTTAGCGATCTCGAGGGTGTGGAGTCGGCGAGTGCGAACTACGCGACCGACGAGGGGACGGTCGCGTACGATCCCGACGCGGTCTCGCTGGCCGAAATTTACGACGCTATCGAGGACGCCGGCTACGAGGCTGCATCGGTCTCCGAGTCGATTACGGTGATGGGCATGTCGTGTTCGACGTGCTCGGGAACCGTCGCGGACGCAGTTACCGACCTCCCAGGCGTGATTCGGGCCGACGTGAACTTCGCATCGGACGAAGCCCGCGTCACGTACAATCCGAACGATGTCTCGCTGGGCGAGATTCACGCGGCGATCGAGGACTCCGGCTACGACCCCGTCCGCGAGGAGCGAGACGCCGACGACGAGACGCAGGGCTCGAGTCAGCGCGAACGCGCCGTCGAGAAGGAACTCCGTCGCCAGCGCAAACTCGTCGTCGGCGGCGGCCTCCTCACGCTGGCGTTCGTCCCAATGATGGTCGAGATGCTCTTCGATCTCGCGGGCCTCGCCTCACCGATTCCGATGGCGCTCGCCCATCCGCCGGGCTGGCTCGAGTTCGTCCTCGCGACGGTGTTGATGGCCACGCTCGGCCGAGAGTTTATCGTCGGCGCGTGGCGTGCGTTCTCCAATAACCGACGGGCGAACATGGACACGCTCGTGGCCGTTGGCACCTCGGCGGGCTACGTCTACAGTACGGCGGTCCTCGCGGGGGCGATCACCGGCGGGCTCTACTTCGAGGCCGTCGCGTTCATCCTCTGGTTCATCACGCTCGGCAACTGGCTCGAGGTGCGCTCGAAGGCACGGGCCGGAAACGCCCTGCGAGAACTGCTGCAGATGGAAGCCGACGAGGCGACCGTCGTGGAGGAGGGAGAAGAGCGACAGGTGCCACTCGAGGACGTGAACCCCGGCGACGTGATGAAGGTCCGCCCGGGCGAGCGAATCCCGACCGACGGCGTGGTCGTCGACGGCCAGAGTGCGGTCGACGAGTCCATGCTGACCGGCGAATCCGTGCCGGTCGAGAAGGGCGAGGGCGACGAGGTTGTCGGCTCGACGATCAACGAGAACGGCGTGCTCCTCGTGGAAGCGACGAAAGTGGGCTCCGAGACGGCGATCCAGCAGATCGTCGACCGGGTGAAAGAAGCCCAGTCGCGCCAGCCCGAAATCCAGCGGCTGGTCGATCAGGTTAGCGCGTACTTCGTCCCAGCGGTGATCGTCAACGCCGTCTTCTGGGCGCTGCTCTGGTTCGCCTTCCCCGAAACGCTCTACAGCGCGTCGTCGGCGCTTGGCTCGTGGATTCCGGTACTCGAGCCGGTCGGTGGCGGCCCCGAAGTCGCCGTTCCCGGCGCTGGGGTCGGCGTGCCGGTGCTCGAGTTCTCCGTGGTCGTGCTGGCCTCGGCGTTGTTGATCGCCTGTCCCTGCGCGCTGGGGCTGGCGACGCCCGCCGCGACGATGGTCGGCTCGACGCTCTCGGCGACCAACGGCGTCCTGTTCAAGGGTGGCGACGTCCTCGAGCAGGTTCGGGGCATCGACACCGTCGTCTTCGACAAGACGGGGACGCTAACTCACGGCGAGATGGTCCTGACTGACGTCGAACTCGTTGGTGAGCGGGCGGCCCCAGATGGCGGGACGGCGGCTGACGACGATACTGCGGCCGACGGTGGCGCGCTTGCCGCGCCGGACGAACGCGATGGGGACCTCGAGTCGTACGTCTTAGGCGCAGCCGCGACGGCCGAATCCGGCTCCGAACACCCGATCGCGAGAGCGATCGTCGATGCGGCCGACGAACGCGGCGTCGCCGTCGGCGAGGTCAGCGAGTTCGAGAACGTGCCGGGCCACGGCATTCGCGCCGAGACCGACCGCGGCAGCGTGTTGGTCGGACGGCGCAAACTGCTCGAGGACGCGGGCATCGACGCCGAACCCGCCGAGGAGACGCTGACGCGACTCGAGCGCGAAGGAAAGACGGCGATGCCGGTCGCAATCGACGGTCGGTTGTTGGGCGTGCTCGCGGTGGCCGACGAGGTTCGCGAGAGTGCGACCCAGACCGTCAGCGCGCTCAGACAGCGTGGCACCGAGGTCGTGATGCTCACCGGCGACAACGAGTTGACCGCTCGAGCGGTGGCCCAGGCGGTCGGCATCGATCCCGAGAACGTTCGTGCGGAGGTGCTCCCGGAGGACAAAGCCGACCACGTCGACGACTTGCAGGCGGGCGGCGAGGGCTCGAGCGTCATGATGGTCGGCGACGGCGTCAACGACGCGCCCGCGCTCACGACTGCACAGGTCGGCGTCGCGATCGGGTCGGGGACCGACGTCGCCATCGAGTCCGCGGACGTGACGCTGATGCGGGACGATCCCGCGGACGTGTTGAAAGCCGTCCGCATTTCGGAGGCAACGATCTCGAAGGTGCGTCAGAACCTCTTCTGGGCCTTCATCTACAACGCGACGCTCATCCCCATCGCGTCGCTCGGCCTCCTGAACCCCGCGCTCGCCGGACTGGCGATGGCCGCCTCGAGCGTCAGCGTGATGGCCAACAGCCTCTCGTTTGCGACGTACGACCCCCACGAGGACTATCGGCTGGCCGTGTTGCGCCCGCTCGAGTGGATTCGTCGGTAG
- a CDS encoding SHOCT domain-containing protein: MSADDSLARTLLFVIVAVVLVTILLPLVVMIFLMPLTGFGHMGTWNGTTGTGWSWLLPWVVLIGLVLGIGYVLSRTLRASSANRPDPALEELRRAYARGDLSTEEFDERRERLEQSRDRR, from the coding sequence ATGTCGGCCGACGATTCCCTCGCACGAACGCTCCTGTTCGTAATCGTGGCAGTCGTTCTCGTCACGATACTCCTTCCACTGGTCGTGATGATCTTCCTGATGCCACTGACTGGCTTCGGGCACATGGGAACCTGGAACGGAACGACTGGAACGGGCTGGTCGTGGCTCCTCCCGTGGGTCGTGCTCATCGGGCTCGTCCTCGGAATCGGCTACGTCCTGTCCCGAACACTCCGCGCCTCGAGCGCAAACCGACCCGATCCTGCGCTCGAAGAACTCCGTCGCGCCTATGCCCGCGGCGACCTTTCGACCGAAGAGTTCGACGAACGCCGCGAGCGACTCGAGCAAAGCCGTGATCGGCGATGA
- a CDS encoding heavy metal translocating P-type ATPase encodes MSESGTDRDQENGSTRSSVDETHQKKPTDRYCSCCRVCECYRDLPEAGEKPTERRADDGREADDDVADESSTDDHSGPDHDHADNRADDHDHENHRADDHDHGEHVDHSDHEDMFRTRFFVCLVLSIPVLYFSPMLQEWFGYAAVTFPGSEFVGPVLGVAVFAYGGIPFLRMGAVEARNREPGMMLLISLAITVAFGYSLAAVAFDIGEPFFWELVTLIVIFLLGHWIEMRSVRRASGALDELAELLPDTAERIDEDGETTEVSTDDLEEDDLVLVRPGANVPADGVVEDGESNVAEAMITGESKPVKKEPGDEVIGGTTNHDGSLRVRIAATGEETTLSGIMRLVEEAQESRSRTQVLADRAAGWLFYAALGVAAVTAVGWTTAVGFGLPVVERVVTVLVIACPHALGLAVPLVVAINTSMAARSGMLVRDRIAMEQARNLDTVVFDKTGTLTAGEQGIVDVTTVDDWDEDDVLALAAAAEGDSEHMIAQAIREEADVRGLSVPDVSRFEALEGRGVRATVESDVVPAVAPGGSGDESATATSSARDGYTVSVGGPNLLRHLEIDPSPDLERFADEAGARGEGVVYVLAAEHAVGAIALADVIREESFAAIDALHEMGVSVAMLTGDDEDVAHSVADELGIDTVFAEVLPEDKDEKILELQDEGHLVAMVGDGVNDAPALTRSDVGIAIGSGTDVAVESADVVLVENDPRDVASLVRLSAKSYRKMQENIAWAAGYNVFALPLAAGILAPVGILLSPAVGAVLMSASTVIVAINAQLLRRADLSV; translated from the coding sequence ATGAGCGAATCAGGCACCGACCGCGATCAGGAAAACGGTTCGACTCGCTCGAGTGTCGACGAGACGCACCAAAAAAAGCCGACGGACCGCTACTGCTCGTGTTGTCGAGTCTGTGAGTGCTACCGGGATCTTCCGGAGGCTGGTGAGAAGCCAACCGAACGTCGCGCTGACGACGGGCGGGAAGCAGACGATGACGTGGCCGACGAAAGCAGTACAGACGACCACAGCGGCCCCGATCACGACCACGCAGACAATCGAGCAGACGATCACGACCACGAGAACCATCGGGCGGACGATCACGACCACGGTGAGCACGTCGACCACTCGGATCACGAGGACATGTTCCGAACGCGGTTTTTCGTCTGTCTCGTGCTCTCGATTCCGGTGTTGTACTTCAGCCCGATGCTCCAGGAGTGGTTCGGGTACGCCGCAGTGACGTTCCCCGGCAGCGAGTTCGTCGGCCCCGTCCTCGGCGTCGCCGTTTTCGCCTACGGCGGGATTCCGTTCCTCCGGATGGGCGCCGTCGAAGCCCGTAACCGTGAGCCCGGGATGATGCTCCTGATCTCGCTCGCGATCACCGTCGCGTTCGGCTACAGCCTCGCAGCAGTCGCGTTCGACATCGGCGAACCGTTCTTTTGGGAACTCGTGACGCTGATCGTCATCTTTCTGCTGGGCCACTGGATCGAGATGCGAAGCGTCAGGCGCGCGTCGGGTGCACTCGACGAACTCGCCGAGTTACTCCCTGACACCGCCGAACGGATCGACGAGGACGGCGAGACGACGGAGGTGTCGACTGACGACCTCGAGGAAGACGACCTCGTGCTCGTCCGACCCGGAGCGAACGTCCCCGCCGACGGCGTCGTCGAGGATGGCGAGTCGAACGTCGCCGAGGCGATGATCACCGGCGAGTCGAAGCCGGTGAAGAAGGAACCGGGAGACGAGGTCATCGGAGGGACGACCAACCACGACGGCAGCCTCCGCGTTCGAATCGCTGCGACCGGCGAGGAGACGACGCTCTCGGGCATCATGCGACTGGTCGAAGAAGCCCAGGAGAGTCGCTCGAGGACGCAGGTGCTTGCCGACCGGGCTGCGGGTTGGCTCTTCTACGCAGCACTCGGCGTCGCGGCTGTCACCGCGGTCGGCTGGACCACGGCCGTCGGCTTCGGGCTGCCAGTCGTCGAACGCGTCGTCACCGTGCTCGTGATCGCCTGCCCGCACGCGCTCGGGCTGGCCGTCCCGCTCGTCGTCGCGATCAATACCTCGATGGCCGCCCGGAGCGGGATGCTCGTCCGCGACCGCATCGCCATGGAGCAAGCGCGGAACCTCGATACGGTCGTCTTCGATAAAACCGGGACGCTGACGGCGGGAGAACAGGGAATCGTCGACGTGACGACCGTCGATGACTGGGACGAAGACGACGTGCTGGCGCTCGCGGCCGCCGCCGAGGGCGACTCCGAGCACATGATCGCACAGGCCATCCGCGAGGAAGCCGACGTGCGCGGTCTCTCGGTTCCCGACGTCAGTCGCTTCGAAGCACTCGAGGGCCGCGGCGTTCGCGCGACGGTCGAATCCGACGTCGTTCCAGCCGTCGCACCCGGCGGGTCAGGTGACGAGAGCGCCACAGCGACCTCGAGCGCTCGCGACGGCTACACTGTCTCTGTGGGCGGGCCGAACCTCCTTCGCCACCTCGAGATCGACCCGTCCCCCGACCTCGAGCGCTTCGCCGACGAGGCCGGCGCTCGAGGCGAGGGCGTCGTCTACGTCCTCGCGGCGGAGCACGCGGTGGGTGCAATCGCACTGGCGGACGTGATCCGCGAGGAGAGTTTCGCAGCGATCGACGCCCTCCACGAGATGGGCGTCTCGGTGGCCATGCTGACCGGCGACGACGAGGACGTCGCCCACAGCGTCGCCGACGAACTCGGCATTGACACCGTCTTCGCGGAGGTGTTGCCCGAAGATAAAGACGAGAAAATACTCGAGTTACAGGACGAGGGCCACCTCGTGGCGATGGTCGGCGACGGCGTCAACGACGCCCCCGCGCTCACTCGCTCGGACGTCGGCATCGCCATCGGCTCGGGCACCGACGTCGCCGTCGAGTCCGCCGACGTGGTGCTCGTGGAGAACGATCCTCGAGACGTCGCCAGTCTCGTCAGATTGAGCGCGAAGAGCTATCGAAAGATGCAAGAGAACATCGCCTGGGCCGCGGGCTACAACGTGTTCGCACTCCCGCTCGCCGCGGGAATCCTCGCGCCGGTCGGAATCCTGCTCTCACCCGCCGTCGGCGCGGTGCTCATGTCCGCGAGTACGGTGATCGTGGCGATCAACGCGCAGTTGCTCCGGCGGGCGGATCTATCCGTTTGA